From one Cryptosporangium minutisporangium genomic stretch:
- a CDS encoding squalene cyclase, translating to MVSGTLLSWLLDADPALRWQVERDLAQEPPSVWRATRARVATEGFGARLLTLQDPDGQWAGGAYFPAGFDFADVERVGQPWTATTWSLTALREWGLDAAVLRERRTAELLAQNSRWEYDDLPYWGGEVDCCINAWTLANGVWLGVDVNGVADWFVEHRLPDGGWNCQWVEGSTRSSFHSTLNSLKGLLAYDTATGGTDATRAARRSGEEYLLQRQLFRRLSTGEPVAPWVANFAYPFRWLYSALNAAEYLREAALLDGTPPDRRMADAIDLVRAARRPDGTWLQGRRLPGQVWFDVDVADGAASKWLTLFGARVLTWWDS from the coding sequence ATGGTGAGCGGGACGCTGCTGTCGTGGCTGCTCGACGCGGATCCGGCCCTGCGCTGGCAGGTCGAGCGTGACCTTGCGCAGGAACCGCCGTCGGTGTGGCGGGCGACCCGGGCGCGAGTCGCGACCGAGGGTTTCGGTGCGCGCCTGCTGACGCTCCAGGACCCGGATGGGCAGTGGGCGGGCGGTGCGTACTTCCCCGCGGGCTTCGACTTCGCCGACGTCGAGCGCGTCGGGCAACCGTGGACGGCGACGACGTGGTCGCTCACCGCGCTCCGGGAGTGGGGCCTGGACGCCGCCGTCCTCCGCGAGCGCCGCACGGCCGAACTGCTCGCGCAGAACAGCCGCTGGGAGTACGACGATCTGCCGTACTGGGGCGGCGAGGTGGACTGCTGCATCAACGCCTGGACCCTCGCGAACGGCGTCTGGCTGGGCGTGGACGTCAACGGCGTCGCCGACTGGTTCGTTGAGCACCGGCTACCCGACGGCGGCTGGAACTGCCAGTGGGTCGAGGGATCAACGCGGTCGTCGTTCCACTCGACGCTCAACTCCCTGAAGGGGCTGCTCGCCTACGACACCGCGACCGGTGGCACGGACGCGACGCGCGCGGCCCGGCGCAGCGGCGAGGAGTACCTGCTCCAGCGGCAACTGTTCCGCCGGCTGTCGACGGGCGAGCCGGTGGCTCCGTGGGTCGCCAACTTCGCGTACCCGTTCCGCTGGCTCTACAGCGCGCTGAACGCGGCGGAGTACCTCCGGGAGGCGGCGCTGCTCGACGGCACGCCGCCGGATCGGCGGATGGCGGACGCGATCGACCTGGTCCGGGCCGCCCGCCGGCCGGACGGCACCTGGCTCCAGGGGCGTCGTCTGCCGGGGCAGGTGTGGTTCGACGTCGACGTGGCGGACGGGGCGGCGTCGAAGTGGTTAACGCTGTTCGGTGCACGGGTGCTCACCTGGTGGGACTCATAA
- a CDS encoding N-acyl-D-amino-acid deacylase family protein — protein sequence MLDSTIVGGTVVDGTGTAPFRADLAIKDGRIVEVRRVEGDSPGLETEAATTIDATGMVVTPGFVDIHTHYDGQVTWDATLEPSSCHGVTTVVSGNCGVGFAPVRPGREEWLIALMEGVEDIPGSALTEGMTWGWESFPEYLDTLADRELAVDFGVQIAHGPLRAYVMGERGARNEPATPDEIAAMGRLVEEAVQAGALGFSTSRTVAHRAMDGEPVPGTFAAEDELFGLGRAMARGGQAVFELAPTGAAGEDIVAPLRELDWMRRLATEIDRPVSFALVQVDAAPDQWRELMEASAAAFEAGAALYPQIAARPFGMLIGFAGHHAFTHRPTFRGLAHLSPAERGHELAEPAVRRAILTEDDLPLDPSKQFDGMKDLVQGSLSRIYRLGNPPDYEPTAERTVAAIAEQRGVGGLEALYDLMLESVDGEPATSMLFFPFFNYSHSNHDAIYEMLTHPAGVSGLSDGGAHCGLICDASYPTFLLTHWTRDRTRGQRLPLEYVVKKQTADTAALFGLGDRGVLAPGKRADVNVIDLERLTLQMPQMAYDLPAGGRRLIQAASGYVATMVNGVLTRRDGADTGARPGRLLRGAR from the coding sequence ATGCTCGATTCGACGATCGTCGGCGGAACGGTGGTGGACGGGACCGGCACCGCACCGTTCCGCGCGGACCTCGCGATCAAAGACGGCCGCATCGTCGAGGTACGGCGCGTCGAGGGTGACTCCCCCGGGCTGGAGACCGAAGCCGCCACCACGATCGACGCCACCGGGATGGTGGTGACGCCCGGCTTCGTCGACATCCACACCCACTACGACGGCCAGGTCACCTGGGACGCGACGCTCGAACCGTCGAGCTGCCACGGCGTCACGACCGTCGTGTCGGGCAACTGCGGAGTCGGCTTCGCGCCCGTCCGGCCCGGTCGGGAAGAGTGGCTGATCGCGCTGATGGAGGGTGTCGAAGACATCCCCGGCTCCGCGCTCACCGAGGGCATGACCTGGGGCTGGGAATCGTTCCCCGAGTACCTCGACACGCTCGCCGACCGGGAGCTGGCCGTCGACTTCGGCGTGCAGATCGCCCACGGCCCGCTCCGGGCGTACGTGATGGGCGAGCGCGGCGCCCGCAACGAGCCCGCGACCCCGGACGAGATCGCGGCGATGGGGCGCCTGGTGGAGGAGGCGGTCCAAGCCGGCGCGCTCGGATTCTCGACGTCGCGCACGGTCGCGCACCGCGCGATGGACGGCGAGCCGGTGCCCGGTACGTTCGCCGCCGAGGACGAACTGTTCGGGCTCGGCCGAGCGATGGCCCGCGGCGGACAGGCCGTGTTCGAGCTCGCTCCCACCGGCGCCGCCGGCGAGGACATCGTCGCTCCGCTACGGGAGCTGGACTGGATGCGCCGGCTGGCCACCGAGATCGATCGGCCGGTCTCCTTCGCCTTGGTGCAGGTCGACGCCGCCCCGGACCAGTGGCGCGAGCTGATGGAGGCCTCGGCGGCGGCGTTCGAGGCGGGCGCCGCGCTCTACCCCCAGATCGCGGCGCGCCCGTTCGGAATGCTGATCGGGTTCGCCGGACACCACGCTTTCACCCACCGCCCGACGTTCCGCGGCCTCGCGCACCTCTCGCCGGCCGAGCGCGGTCACGAACTGGCGGAACCCGCCGTGCGGCGCGCGATCCTCACCGAGGACGACCTGCCCCTCGACCCGTCGAAACAGTTCGACGGGATGAAGGACCTGGTGCAGGGCTCACTCAGCCGGATCTATCGGCTGGGCAACCCGCCCGACTACGAACCGACCGCGGAGCGCACCGTGGCGGCGATCGCGGAGCAGCGCGGTGTCGGCGGTCTCGAGGCCCTCTACGACCTGATGCTGGAGAGCGTCGACGGAGAGCCCGCGACGTCGATGTTGTTCTTCCCGTTCTTCAACTACTCGCACAGCAATCACGACGCGATCTACGAGATGCTGACCCACCCGGCCGGCGTCTCCGGGCTCTCCGACGGCGGCGCCCACTGCGGGCTGATCTGCGACGCGTCCTACCCGACGTTCCTGCTGACGCACTGGACCCGCGACCGCACCCGCGGCCAGCGGCTGCCACTCGAGTACGTCGTCAAGAAGCAGACCGCGGACACCGCGGCGTTGTTCGGGCTCGGTGACCGCGGTGTGCTCGCGCCGGGCAAGCGGGCCGACGTCAACGTGATCGACCTGGAGCGGCTGACCCTGCAGATGCCGCAGATGGCCTACGACCTGCCGGCCGGCGGTCGGCGGCTGATCCAGGCTGCGTCGGGTTACGTCGCCACGATGGTCAACGGGGTGCTGACCCGCCGGGACGGTGCGGACACGGGCGCCCGCCCCGGACGCCTGCTCCGCGGCGCGCGCTGA
- a CDS encoding polyketide cyclase gives MPESVEQRIATTRRIAAPADRIFAVISDPDGHVAIDGSGMLMVSPDSQRLRAVGDTFIMNMDREPLGDLPLGKYTVKNTVLRFVPDVELAWQPGSVDRSPLGHTYGYLLAPVSATATEVTSYCDWSGVHPKLLERLTWPVVPLSALETSLDNLQRLVEAPE, from the coding sequence GTGCCCGAATCAGTGGAACAGCGCATCGCCACCACGCGCCGGATCGCCGCACCGGCGGACCGGATCTTCGCGGTGATCAGCGATCCCGACGGTCACGTCGCGATCGACGGGTCCGGGATGCTGATGGTCTCCCCCGACTCGCAGCGGCTCCGCGCGGTCGGCGACACGTTCATCATGAACATGGACCGGGAGCCGCTCGGCGACTTGCCGCTGGGCAAGTACACGGTGAAGAACACCGTTCTCCGCTTCGTCCCGGACGTGGAGCTCGCCTGGCAGCCGGGCTCGGTGGATCGGTCCCCGCTCGGCCACACCTACGGTTACCTGCTCGCGCCGGTCAGCGCGACCGCGACCGAGGTGACGTCGTACTGCGACTGGAGCGGCGTCCACCCCAAGTTGCTGGAGCGGCTGACCTGGCCGGTCGTTCCGCTCAGCGCGCTGGAGACGTCGCTCGACAACCTGCAGCGTCTCGTCGAGGCACCCGAGTAG
- the katG gene encoding catalase/peroxidase HPI → MSDTQDTPASAQGVDKKAAAGCPVAHDSVTSHGSESENPAIDSPTPKTGGRPHTIRDWWPNQLDLGVLHAHSSKVNPLGADFSYAKEFEKLDVEALKRDITEVLTTSQDWWPADFGHYGGLMIRMSWHAAGTYRIHDGRGGAGDGGQRFAPLNSWPDNANLDKARRLLWPVKQKYGQKISWADLLVLAGNVALESMGFKTFGFGFGREDVWEPEEIFWGPEDTWLGDERYVSDSAMAEGVGATEMGLIYVNPEGPRGSADPLAAAHFIRETFRRMAMNDEETVALIAGGHTFGKTHGAAVADDHVGPEPEGAPIENQGLGWLSTHGTGKGGDTITSGLEVTWTDKPTQWSNRFFEILYGFEWELTTSPGGAKQYVAKDAPEIIPDPFDPSKKYKPTMLTTDLSLRFDPEYDKISRRFLENPEEFRLAFAKAWYKLLHRDMGPVSRFLGPWVAEPQLWQDPVPAADHPLVGEGDVASLKAKILESGLTATQLVSTAWASAATYRATDKRGGANGARIRLEPQRNWEVNQPEQLATVLQTLEGIQREFNAAGAAKISLADLIVLAGSAAVEKAARDAGVEVTVPFRPGRTDASQDQTDIESFSVLEPRADGFRNYLRSGEKTQPEVLLVDRAYMLNLTAPEMTVLIGGLRALGNNVGGSRHGVLTDRPGVLTNDFFANLLSPGTRWKASESEENVYEIRDVATDQVKWTATAVDLIFGSNSQLRALAEVYASEDAREKFVADFVAAWTKVMELDRFDIA, encoded by the coding sequence ATGAGCGACACCCAGGACACCCCTGCCAGCGCGCAGGGTGTGGACAAGAAGGCGGCGGCCGGCTGCCCGGTCGCGCACGATTCGGTGACCTCGCACGGCAGCGAGAGCGAGAACCCGGCGATCGACTCGCCGACCCCGAAGACCGGTGGCCGTCCGCACACCATCCGCGACTGGTGGCCCAACCAGCTCGACCTCGGGGTGCTGCACGCTCACTCGTCCAAGGTCAACCCCCTCGGTGCGGACTTCAGCTACGCCAAGGAGTTCGAGAAGCTCGACGTCGAGGCGCTCAAGCGGGACATCACCGAGGTGCTCACCACCTCGCAGGACTGGTGGCCGGCGGACTTCGGCCACTACGGCGGCCTGATGATCCGGATGAGCTGGCACGCCGCGGGCACCTATCGCATCCACGACGGTCGCGGTGGCGCCGGCGACGGCGGGCAGCGGTTCGCGCCGCTCAACAGCTGGCCGGACAACGCCAACCTCGACAAGGCCCGCCGCCTGCTCTGGCCGGTCAAGCAGAAGTACGGCCAGAAGATCTCCTGGGCCGACCTGCTCGTGCTCGCCGGTAACGTCGCCCTGGAGTCGATGGGCTTCAAGACGTTCGGCTTCGGCTTCGGCCGCGAGGACGTCTGGGAGCCCGAGGAGATCTTCTGGGGCCCCGAGGACACCTGGCTCGGCGACGAGCGCTACGTCTCCGACTCGGCGATGGCCGAGGGCGTCGGCGCGACCGAGATGGGCCTCATCTACGTCAACCCCGAGGGTCCCCGCGGCAGCGCCGACCCGCTCGCGGCTGCACACTTCATCCGCGAGACGTTCCGCCGGATGGCGATGAACGACGAGGAGACCGTCGCCCTCATCGCCGGTGGACACACCTTCGGCAAGACCCACGGCGCTGCCGTCGCCGACGACCACGTGGGCCCGGAGCCCGAGGGTGCCCCGATCGAGAACCAGGGCCTCGGCTGGCTGAGCACCCACGGCACCGGCAAGGGCGGGGACACGATCACCAGCGGTCTCGAGGTGACGTGGACCGACAAGCCGACGCAGTGGAGCAACCGCTTCTTCGAGATCCTGTACGGCTTCGAGTGGGAGCTCACCACGAGCCCCGGTGGCGCCAAGCAGTACGTCGCGAAGGACGCGCCGGAGATCATCCCGGACCCGTTCGACCCGTCGAAGAAGTACAAGCCGACGATGCTCACGACGGACCTGTCGCTGCGCTTCGACCCGGAGTACGACAAGATCTCGCGCCGGTTCCTGGAGAACCCGGAGGAGTTCCGGCTGGCCTTCGCCAAGGCCTGGTACAAGCTGCTGCACCGCGACATGGGTCCGGTCAGCCGCTTCCTCGGCCCGTGGGTCGCCGAGCCCCAGCTGTGGCAGGACCCGGTGCCGGCCGCCGACCACCCGCTCGTGGGTGAGGGCGACGTCGCCTCCCTGAAGGCGAAGATCCTCGAGTCCGGCCTCACCGCCACTCAGCTGGTCTCCACCGCCTGGGCGTCGGCCGCGACCTACCGGGCCACCGACAAGCGTGGTGGCGCCAACGGCGCGCGGATCCGCCTCGAGCCGCAGCGCAACTGGGAGGTCAACCAGCCCGAGCAGCTCGCCACGGTTCTGCAGACCCTCGAGGGCATCCAGCGGGAGTTCAACGCGGCCGGCGCCGCGAAGATCTCGCTCGCCGACCTGATCGTGCTGGCCGGCTCGGCCGCCGTCGAGAAGGCGGCGCGCGACGCCGGCGTCGAGGTGACCGTGCCGTTCCGCCCGGGCCGCACCGACGCCTCGCAGGACCAGACCGACATCGAGTCGTTCAGCGTCCTCGAGCCGCGTGCCGACGGGTTCCGCAACTACCTGCGTTCCGGCGAGAAGACCCAGCCCGAGGTGCTCCTCGTCGACCGTGCGTACATGCTGAATCTGACCGCGCCCGAGATGACCGTGCTCATCGGCGGTCTGCGCGCTCTCGGCAACAACGTCGGCGGCTCCCGGCACGGCGTCCTGACCGACCGGCCGGGCGTGCTGACCAACGACTTCTTCGCCAACCTGCTCTCGCCGGGCACCCGGTGGAAGGCGTCGGAGTCCGAGGAGAACGTGTACGAGATCCGCGACGTCGCGACCGACCAGGTGAAGTGGACCGCCACCGCGGTCGACCTCATCTTCGGTTCCAACTCGCAGCTGCGGGCCCTCGCCGAGGTCTACGCCAGCGAGGACGCTCGCGAGAAGTTCGTGGCGGACTTCGTCGCGGCCTGGACCAAGGTCATGGAGCTCGACCGGTTCGACATCGCCTGA
- a CDS encoding LacI family DNA-binding transcriptional regulator, whose product MTVTSTDVAKAAGVSRAAVSQILNGRGERFAPATRDRVQQIARELNYQPSAAARTLARGASELVVGLLPHTTFGGHLQDVVDTLTDELSAAGLTLVLRFSDSSSHSFERLVQTMRPLAVVSITRLRDSDRSLLTELGIRLVEPHLDAREPVDHRIGRMQAEHLVSRGYTRLAYAHLRDRREDPFGPARADGVRDACRQAGLPATPILNLGIDADEARRELNRLDLPRYAIACYNDDVAIALLSAAREAGLRVPEDLALIGMDNTPISNLVSPRLTTIETDIRGAGLRMAQMIVRSVTGGTTEDDSDEQVPLRVVERATT is encoded by the coding sequence GTGACTGTGACGAGCACCGACGTCGCGAAGGCCGCCGGCGTCTCTCGGGCCGCCGTGAGCCAGATCCTGAACGGACGCGGCGAGCGTTTCGCCCCGGCCACCCGAGACCGCGTCCAGCAGATCGCACGGGAGCTCAACTACCAGCCGTCCGCGGCGGCCCGCACCCTCGCCCGGGGCGCGAGCGAGCTGGTCGTCGGGCTCCTCCCGCACACCACGTTCGGCGGTCACCTGCAGGACGTCGTCGACACCCTGACCGACGAGCTGTCCGCGGCCGGACTGACGCTGGTCCTGCGATTCTCCGACTCCTCGTCGCACTCCTTCGAGCGGCTGGTCCAGACGATGCGGCCGCTGGCCGTCGTCAGCATCACCCGGCTCCGCGACTCCGACCGGAGCCTCCTCACCGAGCTCGGCATCCGGCTGGTCGAGCCCCACCTCGACGCGCGCGAACCGGTCGACCACCGGATCGGCCGGATGCAGGCCGAGCACCTCGTCAGCCGGGGTTACACCCGGCTGGCCTACGCCCACCTGCGCGACCGGCGCGAGGACCCGTTCGGCCCGGCACGTGCGGACGGCGTCCGCGACGCCTGCCGGCAAGCGGGTCTGCCCGCGACCCCCATCCTGAACCTGGGGATCGACGCGGACGAGGCGCGCCGCGAGCTGAACCGGCTGGACCTGCCCCGCTACGCGATCGCCTGTTACAACGACGACGTCGCGATCGCGCTGCTCAGCGCGGCCCGGGAGGCGGGTCTGCGGGTGCCGGAGGACCTCGCGCTGATCGGGATGGACAACACCCCGATCAGCAACCTGGTGAGCCCGCGTCTGACGACGATCGAGACGGACATCCGCGGCGCCGGGCTACGTATGGCGCAGATGATCGTCCGCTCGGTGACCGGCGGCACCACCGAGGACGACTCCGACGAGCAGGTGCCGCTGCGGGTCGTCGAGCGCGCCACCACCTGA
- a CDS encoding CobW family GTP-binding protein, which produces MTHSPPDHRPAVTVLSGFSPTATSAVAHRLLSEDPNLLLVVHTLDDLADGRVRRLVRTAAGVVEDVTVELVHGCVSCTLREDVLPTLVRLARTHPQSDQLLALPRAVEPEAVASACAHTLLDGRPVTDAVRFDSYVTVVDVDTVLDGLDTTDDLRDRGLHAAPDDHRAVADVVARQIEYADTLVSWARPESDPLERVRVATLLRRLAPWAVQLDADAPDVPAALRRTGRHDPQKPGTLGRGQEGYPIGEHDPTPDWGVTAMLFEARRPFHPQRLHDALEELAGRTLRARGQLWIASQPDTALGFEAAGGGIGLGSLGYWLAALPPREWDDASPSRRLTADATWDPYYGDRRTQLAFVGLDSAPDALTTILAECLLTDDELADGWDAWSALPDPFAGCFALPEPTTGTAP; this is translated from the coding sequence ATGACCCACTCCCCACCCGACCACCGACCCGCCGTCACCGTGCTCAGCGGTTTCTCCCCGACCGCGACCAGCGCGGTCGCCCACCGCCTGCTCAGCGAGGATCCGAACCTGCTGTTGGTCGTTCACACCCTCGACGACCTCGCCGACGGCCGCGTCCGGCGCCTGGTGCGCACCGCCGCCGGCGTCGTCGAAGACGTCACCGTGGAACTCGTCCACGGCTGCGTCTCCTGCACCCTGCGCGAGGACGTCCTCCCGACGCTCGTCCGCCTCGCCCGGACCCACCCGCAGAGCGACCAGTTGCTCGCCCTGCCCCGCGCCGTCGAGCCGGAGGCGGTGGCCTCGGCCTGCGCCCATACGCTGCTGGACGGGCGACCGGTCACCGACGCGGTGCGCTTCGACTCGTACGTCACCGTCGTCGACGTCGATACCGTTCTGGACGGCCTCGACACCACCGACGACCTCCGCGATCGGGGCTTGCACGCCGCGCCCGACGACCACCGCGCCGTCGCCGACGTCGTCGCGCGCCAGATCGAGTACGCCGACACGCTCGTCAGCTGGGCGCGCCCCGAGTCCGATCCGCTCGAGCGGGTGCGCGTCGCCACCCTGCTGCGACGCCTCGCGCCGTGGGCCGTGCAGCTGGACGCGGACGCGCCGGACGTCCCGGCCGCGCTCCGGCGCACCGGCCGGCACGACCCGCAGAAGCCGGGAACGCTCGGCCGCGGGCAGGAGGGTTACCCGATCGGCGAGCACGACCCCACCCCCGACTGGGGTGTGACCGCGATGCTCTTCGAGGCCCGTCGGCCGTTCCACCCGCAGCGGCTCCACGACGCCCTCGAAGAACTCGCCGGCCGCACGCTCCGGGCCCGCGGTCAGCTGTGGATCGCCAGTCAGCCAGACACCGCGCTCGGCTTCGAGGCCGCCGGCGGCGGGATCGGCCTGGGCAGCCTCGGCTACTGGCTGGCGGCTCTCCCGCCGCGCGAGTGGGACGACGCCTCACCCAGCCGCCGGCTGACCGCCGACGCCACCTGGGACCCCTACTACGGCGACCGGCGCACCCAACTCGCGTTCGTCGGCCTCGATTCCGCCCCGGACGCGCTCACCACGATCCTGGCCGAGTGCCTGCTGACCGACGACGAACTCGCCGACGGTTGGGACGCGTGGAGCGCGCTCCCGGATCCGTTCGCCGGCTGCTTCGCCCTGCCCGAACCCACCACGGGGACCGCGCCCTGA
- the rpmB gene encoding 50S ribosomal protein L28, with protein MSARCQVTGRTPGFGNAVSHSHRRTKRRWEPNLQRKRFWLGSENRWVTLRVSAKGIKTVDRRGIESVVAELRAKGEKV; from the coding sequence GTGAGCGCCCGCTGCCAGGTGACCGGGCGGACGCCGGGATTCGGGAACGCGGTGTCGCACTCGCATCGCCGGACCAAGCGGCGGTGGGAGCCGAACCTGCAGCGCAAGCGGTTCTGGCTGGGGTCGGAGAACCGCTGGGTGACGCTGCGGGTCAGTGCGAAGGGCATCAAGACCGTCGACCGGCGCGGAATCGAGTCGGTGGTCGCCGAGCTCCGGGCGAAGGGGGAGAAGGTCTGA
- the rpsN gene encoding 30S ribosomal protein S14 → MAKKSKIARDAQRRVVVARYAERRAELKRVIANPRSTSDERAAAMAELARQPRDASRTRVRNRDAVDGRPRGHLRRFGLSRVRFRQMAHAGELPGISKSSW, encoded by the coding sequence ATGGCCAAGAAGAGCAAGATCGCCCGGGACGCACAGCGGCGGGTCGTCGTCGCCCGCTACGCCGAGCGGCGCGCGGAGCTCAAGCGCGTGATCGCCAATCCGCGGAGCACGTCCGACGAGCGAGCGGCGGCGATGGCCGAGCTGGCGCGTCAGCCGCGGGACGCCAGCCGCACGCGGGTCCGCAACCGCGACGCCGTCGACGGGCGCCCGCGCGGGCACCTCCGCAGGTTCGGATTGTCCCGGGTGCGGTTCCGGCAGATGGCCCACGCCGGCGAGCTGCCCGGCATCAGCAAGTCCAGCTGGTGA
- a CDS encoding methyl-accepting chemotaxis protein: protein MGTKIVLTVTVVAVVMLIIGGLAWTRLGSLDDRIQHIKNSNISRLNNLVEVRGGLSDSYRGLFVHRVSPAAAQPGAETQAKAGQAAVDEAWSAYMATPDPSSVWKTRTQTFSESWTQYKALVNLLIFQDQPPADVTVPTGIQAQSAAWTAAEETMNAALDQLTELERTQASDAGSSAHTEANGAKTLIGVLIVLGLVVALAVAFAVGRSVARRLSGVQQVLDAVADGDLTRHADETGTDEVGTMARAVNRATASIRSTVTALADSARALADSSQQLSGSAEAIASNAEETSAQTGVLTAASEEVSRNVQTAAAGTDEMGSAIREISQSANDAAGVASRAVTAAAATNATVAKLGESSAEIGNVVKVITSIAEQTNLLALNATIEAARAGEAGKGFAVVANEVKDLAQETAAATENISKRVEAIQADTDSAVAAIEQISGIIAQINDYQMTIASAVEEQTATTQEMSRSIAEASTGAVSIADNIGGVAAAARTTSITVADTRRSAEELARMSHDLQGIVARFRV from the coding sequence TCGAGGTCCGGGGCGGGCTCTCGGACTCCTACCGCGGGTTGTTCGTTCACCGGGTCAGTCCCGCCGCCGCCCAGCCGGGCGCGGAGACCCAAGCGAAGGCCGGTCAAGCGGCGGTGGACGAGGCGTGGTCCGCGTACATGGCCACACCCGACCCGTCTTCGGTGTGGAAGACCCGGACGCAGACGTTCAGCGAGTCGTGGACGCAGTACAAGGCGCTGGTCAACCTGTTGATCTTCCAGGACCAGCCGCCGGCCGACGTCACCGTGCCCACCGGGATCCAGGCGCAGAGCGCGGCCTGGACCGCTGCCGAGGAGACGATGAACGCGGCGCTGGACCAGCTCACCGAGTTGGAGCGCACCCAGGCGTCGGACGCGGGTAGCTCGGCGCACACCGAGGCCAACGGCGCGAAGACGCTGATCGGTGTGCTGATCGTGCTCGGCCTGGTGGTCGCGCTCGCCGTCGCCTTCGCGGTCGGCCGCAGCGTCGCCCGGCGGCTCTCCGGCGTCCAGCAGGTCCTGGACGCGGTCGCCGACGGTGACCTCACCCGGCACGCCGACGAGACCGGCACGGACGAGGTCGGGACGATGGCCCGAGCGGTGAACCGCGCGACCGCGTCGATCCGCTCCACGGTGACCGCGCTGGCCGACTCCGCCCGCGCGCTGGCCGACAGCTCCCAGCAGCTCTCCGGCTCGGCGGAGGCGATCGCGTCCAACGCCGAGGAGACCTCCGCCCAGACCGGCGTGCTGACCGCCGCGTCCGAAGAGGTCTCCCGGAACGTGCAGACGGCCGCGGCCGGCACGGACGAGATGGGGTCGGCGATCCGGGAGATCTCCCAGTCGGCCAACGACGCCGCCGGGGTCGCCTCGCGGGCGGTCACCGCCGCGGCCGCGACCAACGCCACGGTCGCCAAGCTCGGCGAGTCCTCCGCCGAGATCGGCAACGTCGTCAAGGTCATCACGTCGATCGCCGAGCAGACGAACCTGCTGGCGCTGAACGCGACGATCGAGGCGGCGCGCGCCGGCGAAGCGGGCAAGGGCTTCGCCGTCGTCGCCAACGAGGTCAAAGACCTGGCACAGGAGACCGCGGCGGCGACCGAGAACATCTCCAAGCGCGTCGAGGCGATCCAGGCCGACACCGACTCCGCCGTCGCGGCGATCGAACAGATCTCCGGGATCATCGCCCAGATCAACGACTACCAGATGACGATCGCCAGCGCCGTCGAGGAGCAGACGGCCACCACGCAGGAGATGAGCCGGAGCATCGCCGAGGCGTCCACCGGAGCCGTCAGCATCGCCGACAACATCGGTGGGGTCGCGGCCGCGGCCCGGACCACCAGCATCACGGTCGCGGACACCCGGCGCTCCGCGGAGGAGCTCGCCCGGATGTCCCACGACCTCCAGGGCATCGTCGCTCGGTTCCGCGTGTGA
- a CDS encoding (2Fe-2S) ferredoxin domain-containing protein translates to MPSSERTRTTTGAVVVTCGGRRCQALSGGSPETLRAAVRNTAGAVLIRSQGCLGPCVWAPVALVAPRQGAGGPLLAATLLGPLHRPADVGSLADWVRQGGPDTTPVPPDLRALVRHELG, encoded by the coding sequence ATGCCATCGAGCGAACGGACTCGGACGACGACCGGCGCGGTGGTGGTCACCTGCGGCGGCCGCCGTTGCCAAGCACTGAGCGGCGGCAGCCCCGAGACGCTGCGCGCGGCGGTCCGGAACACCGCCGGCGCGGTGCTGATCCGCAGTCAGGGCTGTCTCGGCCCGTGCGTCTGGGCCCCGGTCGCGCTCGTCGCACCCCGGCAGGGAGCCGGTGGCCCACTCCTCGCCGCGACACTGCTCGGCCCGCTGCACCGCCCCGCCGACGTCGGCTCCCTCGCCGACTGGGTTCGCCAGGGCGGTCCGGACACCACCCCGGTGCCGCCCGACCTCCGCGCGCTCGTCCGACACGAACTCGGCTGA
- a CDS encoding Fur family transcriptional regulator → MSDFESQLRAVSLRVTRPRLAVLAALRDHPHVDTDTVIGLVRDVHPTVSHQAVYDVLRALTDAGLVRRIEPAGATARYETRVADNHHHIVCRSCGAIADVDCAVGAAPCLNPSDDHGFVVDEAEVVYWGTCPDCAAERTSQSAPSSEGSR, encoded by the coding sequence ATGTCCGACTTCGAGTCGCAGCTGCGGGCTGTCTCGTTGCGCGTGACGCGGCCTCGGTTGGCCGTGCTCGCCGCGCTGCGTGACCACCCGCACGTCGATACCGACACGGTGATCGGCCTGGTGCGCGACGTCCACCCCACGGTCTCCCACCAGGCGGTGTACGACGTGCTGCGTGCGCTCACCGACGCGGGCCTGGTGCGGCGCATCGAGCCCGCCGGGGCGACTGCGCGTTACGAGACCCGCGTGGCGGACAATCACCACCACATCGTGTGCCGCTCCTGCGGTGCGATCGCCGACGTCGACTGCGCGGTCGGTGCTGCCCCCTGTCTCAACCCCTCGGACGACCACGGTTTCGTGGTCGACGAGGCGGAGGTCGTCTACTGGGGCACCTGCCCCGACTGCGCGGCCGAACGTACGTCCCAGTCAGCTCCCAGTTCGGAAGGAAGCAGATGA